The Onthophagus taurus isolate NC chromosome 2, IU_Otau_3.0, whole genome shotgun sequence genome includes a window with the following:
- the LOC111426855 gene encoding uncharacterized protein translates to MKHIKKSKLIQIKQEFVNLNNTFLKLGVSVNDLEDECFKNPTKLLQKSSNYFWCFLPILFTFICILYQINLYNNLLNYFAGVRCIIPNNYIIWEATRPISDCNYCLNVSKPIILKNVSRNEFAPYAYTSKPVIVREAVLHWPAINIFNFIFFKNLYENTEGGYKSVDEECQFLHFKSNFICLRDVFSMSESRINNDKGEKSWYVGWGNCHNQILQEMRKYYPKPHFLPEDCEIPSKEYVFMGYDDGATMHLDFISRLMWQAQLKGSKKWILKPSPECDSICETLSFIVNPGDAVLIDTRVWYHQTIIKPGEFSLSITSEYG, encoded by the exons AtgaaacatataaaaaaatcaaaattaatacaaattaaacaagaatttgtaaatttaaacaatacatttttaaaacttggtGTATCTGTTAACGATTTAGAGgatgaatgttttaaaaaccCTACGAAATTgcttcaaaaatcatcaaattatttttggtgtttcCTACCAATTTTATTCACCtttatatgtattttataccaaattaacttatacaataatttattaaattattttgcgGGGGTAAGATGTATAATCCCAAATAACTATATTATTTGGGAGGCTACTCGTCCTATTTCTGAttgtaattattgtttgaacGTAAGCAAgccaataattttaaaaaatgtttcaagaaatgaatttgcACCTTACGCTTACACTTCAAAGCCTGTAATAGTCAGAGAAGCAGTTTTACATTGGCCAGctattaacatatttaattttatattttttaaaaatctttatgaaaataCAGAAGGTGGTTATAAAAGTGTGGATGAAGAATgtcaatttcttcatttcaaatcaaattttatttgtttacgTGATGTTTTTTCTATGAGCGAGTCTCgaataaataatgataaagGAGAGAAATCTTGGTATGTTGGATG ggGAAATTGCCACAatcaaattttacaagaaatgAGAAAATATTATCCAAAGCCACATTTCTTGCCTGAGGATTGTGAAATCCCATCAAAAGAGTATGTTTTTATGGGATATGATGATGGCGCAACAATGCat TTGGATTTTATAAGCCGTCTTATGTGGCAGGCTCAACTTAAAGGATCTAAAAAGTGGATATTGAAACCTTCCCCAGAGTGTGACAGTATTTGTGAAACCTTATCATTTATTGTTAACCCTGGTGATGCTG ttttaattgataCAAGAGTGTGGTATCATCAAACAATTATAAAGCCAGGAGAATTTAGCTTATCCATAACTTCTGAGTAtggataa